The following nucleotide sequence is from Toxoplasma gondii ME49 chromosome IV, whole genome shotgun sequence.
CCTTCGAACCCCGTAGATGCGTTATTTGGTCCCCGACAAACAAAAAACATATTTCCCACCCAGTAGAAAGCACCGTTATGCTGATATGGATGCATTTTTGCGCCCTCCAACCGGTGTGCATGCCGGGACAGCAACATGAGGagcgtgtctctgttctgtcttcATTCGCGTGTTGTCTTCAGGGCGTCGCCACTCGAACCGCCTTTGCTTCTGGCGTCTGGCAGAGATCTTGGGCTGTCGAGTCCTCTGCCATTCCGCGGCCTCAATCGgtctctcgggtgtctcgaTCATCCATTAATGGGAATCGTCCTAGCGGCACAACTactgcagagagagcctCCGACCTTCGGCAGTCTCGCTCGGTTTCCACCTTCTCAACACGCGAAAAACGGAATGTAGTTCGTTGTGAGAGCAGGTCAGCAGGTGTCCAGGAAGGTCAGGATTCCGAGGTGCTGCGAAGGCCGTCTAGCGTGGTGCCGCGACGACACGATGGAGTTTCCACCATCGCATATCGTTCTGTAGATGGTGAGAACAGTGGCAAGACCCGCATTCGGGCTTCACATGCTACAAAGGAGACCTCACGTCGTTCTTTACGCGGACGCCTTCGGAGAGGATCTGCTCACAcgcgagaagctgcagcgcATGAAAACACTTTGAGCGACGCTTCCCCACCGCGCGCTAATTGTCGTTGTGGACGGAGATCTGGTAGAGAGATGTCgatgtttttctcctgtcaGTCGCCCCCTTCGGGCAGCTCTACAGGCATGGACAAGGgagggaaaacgaaagcCGATCCTACCAAAAAAAAGTTGCCGCCTTTCAGGGCCGGCGGCAACGCCAGCTCAACCACTTGTGCCCGCCAGGGTAACAGGGAGCATCGACTGGAACAACCAGTCCTGAAGGCGTCCAGAGAGAAGTCCTCATCGCGGCAGCGTCTGGCAGAACAAGCGCTAGAGAGGACAGCGTCACAGTCTCCGAAACGTGGAACCGATGTTGAGGCTGTTCTGACTCTGTCGGAAGCTGTGGCAGGCAGTCGACGGAACAAAACGAGTGAGAGGGATGAAGAAGCTGTAAAGAAGGATACCATGGGATCTTGGTGCAAGTTCGGTACGAAGGAGGAGAATGAGAAGGAACAGTCGGGCGTGGCTCAAAAGGTGATCGAAGCTAGGCAGTGCTCGATGTCTGCATCGACAGAAGGGGATCTGTACGATTCTCCCGAATTCACGTCAGAGGATGAAGGCAACAAGTACTCTGAACTGACAAAGGAAGACTCGTTGGAAAGTAGAAGTGGTTTGGGAAGCAGCCTGCCCTCGGTTCAAACCAGCGTCGAGGAGCGGAGTTCAACTGCTCTGCTCCCTCAGGAAATCAGAGTGGAAGCTTTTCTCACGAACCTTGAGAATCTAATTAGCGTGATAAGGGAAACTGACCCAGTGGTTCGAAGGGCGAAGGTTgaccgcatgcatgcgcaacTGATTGAGCAACGCGGTCGCTCCGAAAAGAACCAAGCTGGTTACTGTAGTGTGGGAGTGCATTCTAACGGCGAATACGTCAAAAATTCCAACTCAAGTTCCTCGTACGACATCGGAAACGCTGCATTGGACTCAATTGAAACTGCTCAGGGGCGGCGTTCCGCCAATGACTCCAGATCTCCCTCGGAGGCAAGCTTGTCATCTCGAATCAAACTTGCTCAGCTGAAGGCAGACTTGAGACTGCATGTGGATTCCCTACTTGCGAAGGTTCAGATTGACACACCTCTTAGGGACGCTCTAACGACTGGTCTATCTGATGAGACGGCAGGTCAGGCATCACAGGCACTATCAAAAGGAGATGCGCATGCCATTCCCCaccagagaggaaacgaaaaagaggcagaagagttGGTTGCCGACAACGATCCCGTCTCGGCAGACCATCAAGTGGATAACATGCAATCCAGCAACAAAGACCACGTCCTCGAGTTTAGCTTCATGGATTCCGAGCATGGATATCACAGCGGACTCGGGTCTTTGGTCCGGGGCCGATTTCCCCTTGACACGATTCtagaagacgaggaaggtaACGACGCACCAGCGTTGTAGCGGTCCAAAGTCATCTGATTCAGTCACATGATACGAACTGTGTATATTCCAGGCAAAGACAAAAGAGTACAACAGCTGGGGAAACACAAGACGTTTTTAATCTGAAAGGCACACTGAGCCAAACGCCACCACTACGTGCTACGTTGACGTGATAGATGTCTACCTCGAAGGGCAATGATGGCCAGCGGTCAGATTCACAGTTCGAAGGCACTGACATGTATAGTTGCAAGCAAGCATTGTGTCTATTTGATGCTGCAGACCAGTCGATTATTTTGCCCTAGAGAGCTATCAGTCGTCCTGCTCCACTACTGAACGCCGCAAAATTATGTTGCTCGTTAACTTTTAATTGAGAGGCTTTGGCAATGCCCCCAGCGTATCCATATCGACTGCACCTTTCCGCTTCAGCATCATTTGAGGACAGAGCGTCACAGTGGAGAATTCTTCGGAGATCCTGAGACCTTATGGAGTTATACGCCGGTTTCCAGGAAAGAATGTAATTGTGTATCGAGAACATGGGACGCTCCTATGTGACTTTTTTCCCGTTCTCTGAGGATCGAGAGAGTGCATCACAAGTGACCATTTGCGAGAGTGTGACGTGCGTGTTTGACAGGCTCTCCGTTCAGATCCCAAGATGCGAAGGACATGACAGAGGATCATCCTTCTGTAATTGCAAACCGCATGTCGTGCTGACGAGAACTTTCACTGTGCTGTAGGCCGGCTCGCTTTTTTACCGAGGTGATGTTGACTGGCTGGCTCCTCTGGCCACTTGGTCACTCAGGAGTTCGCTTGAATGGCAAGAAACACAAAGGATCAATGGTTTTTACCAGTGTAGGCCTAAGGCTGCTTCATAGCTGTTATAGCTGTTTCGTATGAGGCTGCTTGCGATCATTAGGTGCTAGCTAACACAAATATGCAGTGCCTGAGAATTGAGAGATGGAGAGGTTCGgcactgtctctgcttgaGTTGGGTGGGCTGTGCAATTGTGCTCTGGAAAGCTTTGTGCATCATTGCagatgaagagaaacaagccACAGCGCATGCTCGGCAGTCGAAACGATGATTCCGGGCTCTGCTTAAGGGAATGATAGGGCATTCCGGAAGGCTTATGGACTCTCCAGACTCTTTTTTGCACGCCTATTGCGGCAAGAGTCACATTTTCATCCTTTGATGTTAATGGGACAGTTTTTGAAACGCGTCTGCGATTTCAGTGCGATGTGGCAGATAACGATTTGTCTCGCTTGAGATCTATCTTAAGGTGAATATCTAAGCTCCGTCACTGGTCCAGAGTTCCTGGACAGTAGAGTGGATAGACCTGCATTGTCGCTGGAAGCCCACTGTGGAAACACTAAGCTACTCCAGCAGGTTTCTTGCCAACTCGGCCTTCTCTTACACTGCTTCTGGCTATGTACAGGCACATCGAGCAGAGTGCGGAACATCGAGAGGATACGGTCCCGCATTTGTTGTTAGCCAGTCTGTCACATGTCTTGAAAGTAGTGGTAGACGCgagtcttctctgctgcaaTGCCTTGGTTTGTTGATTGAATACCTAAACAAGAAAATTCCTACCAAAGCGAAGAAGGTCCAATTTGCACGTTACCTTTGCCAGCTCCAAGCACTAACAGCAAGCCTACTATTGATTCATATAAACTTGTATAGGTACATATTAATGCGAATGTGTTTGCGGATCCTGGGCAAGTGCGTGTGAAACTCTGAATAAAACGGCGTACCCTGGAAGCCCCTGTAGGTGATTTGGTTCGTGGTACAAagcttctgctttttctcgaaCCTGAAAAGGGCAAACCGGATCACATAACGCTACCCAAGGCGACGATGTGCCATTTGAAAGCCGTTTGTGGCGTGGCTGCCGCTGGTCTTCCTCATTACCTGATCTGTGAATAATTTGGTGGAGGGGGCACGAATTCGTCTGTTTTCAGCCTGCTTCTCTGGAACGAAATAGATAGCAAAAAGCACAACCACTGCGTAGGATTAAGCGGATGCATTCTTTTTCGACTCCGTTTTACAAGTGAGTAACTGCTTGCATTCTTACATATATATTGTTTGCAGGCGTTTCTCAAACAGTCGTAGAGAGTACTTACAGGTAAAAACAGTTTGTGATACATGTTCTAACTCGAAAGGCGAAGATGGGTGGCGCATACCTCAGCTAACTTCGGCGAACTGCTTGCTCACGTGACCCGCCTATTCAGCCTCACCTGGGCATTCGGCTTATAGGGACTCAGCGGTTTCCTCTGATCACCACAAGAAGTCGGCTGTCTTGGTCGATAAGCGTCTTGATACTCGCTGCGGTTTTGACAAGCGGTATAGAACAGCATTAAAAACAAAGGCGCTTCCAGTGTGTCTCGCTTGCGGCAAGTCCCTCAACACAGCTTTTTCTAAATATCAAAAGATTGCAGGAGCCTAGAGAATACTGTTTGTTTCGCAGACAGTAACCACCCGCGTACAGGTGCCAGTCCAGTC
It contains:
- a CDS encoding hypothetical protein (encoded by transcript TGME49_320515), with product MMSHPALPSHGLGESVYALAGVAPDQTAVSCTGPRGTSRAAVSRDFDSTISRQFPSPPLENTGMQTQNHATWTMRYPVDLKRQDCPRFPSQLHKQTCSTVYSRPSATSLCPPVPRQLGATAHRVAILDGAALPSSPTPAHTAAYHFQTVTASRSVRCCWQSTGAEESKTEAVQLKLEESPSINDIQPALGRQPPQSGTSRFASAVQKHIERMSRGRASATRSLREQGLAQGQTLSDKISAARNAGAGATLKLATGCGFRPRFFSRTGTSSTLTRDATSGNGEEAVLNPLGKIWSARKPLVQTPRQSAVEPGNSSGFSPTSGRPWRHRERQNFFAPEDDVSAPEKLVSPQRNHFPSSQRVAACQPFKLSSVEALNGFSVSRGRRCSPRFVERSPVTSTRQRWETPTQRASREYPPGYTTRSTSVNRQLRDRSKARSQSSAEENLEAKKQLDETTVVRTKQGVATRTAFASGVWQRSWAVESSAIPRPQSVSRVSRSSINGNRPSGTTTAERASDLRQSRSVSTFSTREKRNVVRCESRSAGVQEGQDSEVLRRPSSVVPRRHDGVSTIAYRSVDGENSGKTRIRASHATKETSRRSLRGRLRRGSAHTREAAAHENTLSDASPPRANCRCGRRSGREMSMFFSCQSPPSGSSTGMDKGGKTKADPTKKKLPPFRAGGNASSTTCARQGNREHRLEQPVLKASREKSSSRQRLAEQALERTASQSPKRGTDVEAVLTLSEAVAGSRRNKTSERDEEAVKKDTMGSWCKFGTKEENEKEQSGVAQKVIEARQCSMSASTEGDLYDSPEFTSEDEGNKYSELTKEDSLESRSGLGSSLPSVQTSVEERSSTALLPQEIRVEAFLTNLENLISVIRETDPVVRRAKVDRMHAQLIEQRGRSEKNQAGYCSVGVHSNGEYVKNSNSSSSYDIGNAALDSIETAQGRRSANDSRSPSEASLSSRIKLAQLKADLRLHVDSLLAKVQIDTPLRDALTTGLSDETAGQASQALSKGDAHAIPHQRGNEKEAEELVADNDPVSADHQVDNMQSSNKDHVLEFSFMDSEHGYHSGLGSLVRGRFPLDTILEDEEGSPFRSQDAKDMTEDHPSVIANRMSC